One genomic window of Cellulophaga sp. Hel_I_12 includes the following:
- the atpA gene encoding F0F1 ATP synthase subunit alpha has translation MAGVKAAEVSAILKKQLSGFEATASLDEVGTVLQIGDGIARVYGLANVQYGELVEFEGGLQGIVLNLEEDNVGVVLLSPSRDIKEGTVVKRTQTIASIKVGEGIVGRVVNTLGKPIDGKGAISGETYNLPLERKAPGVIYRQPVTEPLQTGIKAIDAMIPVGRGQRELVIGDRQTGKTTVCIDAILNQKEFYDAGKPVYCIYVAIGQKASTVANIAQTLEDNGALAYTTIVAANASDPASMQVYAPFAGAAIGEYFRDTGRPALIIYDDLSKQAVAYREISLLLRRPPGREAYPGDVFYLHSRLLERSAKIIANDAIAKDMNDLPDVLKPMVKGGGSLTALPIIETQAGDVSAYIPTNVISITDGQIFLEQDLFNQGVRPAINVGISVSRVGGNAQIKSMKKVAGTLKLDQAQFRELEAFAKFGSDLDAATLNVIEKGRRNVEILKQAQNDPFTVEDQVAIIYAGSKNLLRNVPVDKVKEFEKDYIEFLNAKHRPVLDDLKAGKLSDEVINVLTSVAQDLSAKYKK, from the coding sequence ATGGCAGGAGTAAAAGCCGCTGAAGTATCAGCAATATTAAAAAAGCAATTATCAGGATTTGAAGCTACAGCCTCTTTAGACGAAGTAGGTACAGTTTTACAAATCGGGGATGGTATCGCAAGAGTTTACGGATTAGCTAACGTTCAATATGGAGAGTTAGTAGAATTCGAAGGCGGTTTGCAAGGTATTGTTCTTAACTTAGAAGAAGACAACGTTGGGGTGGTATTATTGAGCCCTTCAAGAGATATTAAAGAAGGTACTGTTGTAAAACGTACCCAAACTATTGCTTCTATAAAAGTTGGTGAAGGTATTGTTGGTCGTGTGGTAAACACTTTAGGAAAACCAATCGATGGCAAAGGTGCTATTTCTGGTGAAACGTATAACTTGCCTTTAGAGCGTAAAGCACCAGGGGTTATTTATCGTCAGCCGGTAACAGAACCCTTACAAACAGGTATAAAGGCTATTGATGCCATGATTCCTGTTGGCCGTGGTCAACGTGAATTAGTTATTGGTGACCGTCAAACCGGTAAAACAACGGTTTGTATTGATGCTATTTTAAATCAGAAAGAATTTTACGATGCAGGAAAACCCGTGTATTGTATTTATGTTGCAATAGGTCAAAAAGCATCTACCGTAGCTAATATTGCTCAAACTTTAGAAGATAACGGAGCTTTAGCGTACACCACTATCGTTGCTGCTAATGCCTCTGACCCAGCTTCCATGCAGGTTTATGCTCCATTTGCTGGTGCTGCCATTGGAGAGTATTTCAGAGATACAGGTCGTCCTGCTTTAATCATCTATGATGATTTATCAAAGCAAGCGGTAGCTTATAGAGAAATTTCTCTTTTATTAAGAAGACCTCCAGGACGTGAAGCTTATCCAGGCGATGTTTTCTACCTTCACTCTCGTTTATTAGAACGTTCTGCAAAGATCATCGCTAATGATGCGATAGCAAAAGACATGAACGATTTACCAGACGTTTTAAAACCTATGGTAAAAGGAGGAGGTTCACTTACCGCGCTACCTATTATTGAAACACAAGCCGGTGACGTTTCTGCCTATATTCCAACAAATGTAATTTCGATTACCGATGGTCAAATATTCTTGGAGCAAGATTTATTTAACCAAGGGGTGCGTCCTGCCATTAACGTAGGTATTTCGGTATCTCGTGTGGGAGGTAATGCTCAGATAAAATCGATGAAGAAAGTAGCAGGTACTTTAAAACTAGATCAAGCTCAGTTCCGTGAACTAGAAGCATTTGCTAAGTTTGGTTCTGATTTAGACGCTGCAACCTTAAATGTCATTGAAAAAGGACGTCGTAATGTCGAAATCTTAAAACAAGCACAAAACGATCCGTTTACCGTTGAAGATCAAGTAGCGATTATTTATGCAGGTTCTAAAAACTTGTTAAGAAACGTTCCTGTAGATAAAGTAAAAGAATTTGAGAAAGATTATATAGAATTCTTAAACGCGAAGCACAGACCTGTTTTAGACGATTTAAAAGCAGGTAAACTAAGCGATGAAGTTATTAATGTATTAACCTCAGTAGCTCAAGATTTATCAGCGAAATATAAAAAATAA
- the atpH gene encoding ATP synthase F1 subunit delta, with the protein MSESRAAIRYAKATIDLAQENKALEALEKDMRSIVQTISESAALTDVLQSPVIKSSDKKNILFEVFKESHQITVGLINALIDNKRIGLLYEVAQKHLILNEDLKGRGVAFVTTAVPLTNDLEKKILQKVAELTGKKVEVQNTIDEKILGGFILRVGDLQYDASIASKLSNLKREFTNSI; encoded by the coding sequence ATGAGCGAATCTAGAGCAGCAATACGTTACGCGAAAGCAACCATAGACTTAGCACAAGAAAACAAGGCTTTAGAAGCTTTAGAAAAAGATATGCGTTCTATTGTACAAACCATCAGTGAGAGTGCAGCCCTAACAGATGTGTTACAGAGTCCGGTGATTAAAAGTTCTGATAAAAAAAATATACTGTTTGAGGTTTTTAAAGAATCTCATCAGATAACAGTTGGATTAATTAACGCATTAATCGACAATAAACGAATTGGTTTGTTGTACGAAGTTGCACAGAAGCACCTCATTTTAAATGAGGATTTAAAAGGCCGAGGTGTTGCTTTTGTCACCACAGCTGTTCCACTAACCAATGATTTGGAGAAAAAAATTCTTCAAAAAGTAGCTGAATTAACAGGGAAAAAAGTCGAAGTACAAAATACCATAGATGAAAAAATACTCGGTGGTTTTATACTTAGAGTAGGTGATTTACAGTACGATGCTAGTATCGCTAGTAAATTGAGTAATTTAAAAAGAGAGTTTACAAACAGTATATAA
- a CDS encoding ABC transporter ATP-binding protein — protein MITVENLTKSYTKNTVLNIPFLEIPKGQSFGLVGNNGAGKTTFFSLLLDLIQPSTGHINNNGVQVNTSEDWKPFTSAFIDETFLIGYLTAEEYFYFIGELRGQNKADVNALLANFKDFFHGEILGQPKYLRDLSKGNQKKAGIVASFIGNPEVIILDEPFANLDPTTQIRLKQIIRDLAAQQNVTVLVSSHDLIHVTEVCERIVVLNKGELVKDIKTSAATLKELEVFFGA, from the coding sequence ATGATAACAGTAGAAAACCTAACAAAAAGCTATACTAAAAATACCGTTTTAAACATTCCGTTTCTTGAAATACCGAAAGGGCAGAGTTTTGGCTTGGTTGGAAATAATGGTGCTGGAAAAACAACCTTTTTTAGCCTATTGCTCGATTTAATTCAGCCTAGCACAGGGCACATTAATAACAACGGCGTTCAAGTAAATACCAGTGAAGACTGGAAACCTTTTACCTCTGCGTTTATTGATGAAACCTTTTTAATTGGGTACTTAACCGCTGAAGAGTATTTTTACTTTATTGGTGAGTTAAGAGGGCAAAATAAGGCCGATGTAAACGCACTACTCGCCAATTTTAAAGATTTTTTCCACGGAGAGATCTTAGGTCAGCCGAAATATTTACGAGATTTATCAAAAGGAAATCAGAAAAAAGCAGGCATTGTAGCTTCCTTTATTGGCAATCCTGAAGTTATTATTTTAGATGAGCCCTTTGCTAATTTGGACCCAACCACACAAATTCGTTTAAAACAAATTATAAGAGATTTAGCTGCCCAGCAAAACGTGACTGTTTTAGTTTCTAGCCACGATTTAATTCACGTTACCGAAGTCTGCGAACGTATTGTGGTATTGAATAAAGGGGAACTTGTAAAAGACATTAAAACTTCGGCAGCGACCTTGAAAGAGTTGGAAGTGTTTTTTGGAGCTTAA
- the atpE gene encoding ATP synthase F0 subunit C translates to MYNLIGAGLVVIGAGIGLGQIGGKAMEGIARQPEATGKIQTAMIIVAALLEGLAFGALILGKN, encoded by the coding sequence ATGTACAATTTAATTGGAGCAGGTTTAGTAGTAATCGGAGCAGGGATTGGTCTTGGTCAAATCGGTGGAAAAGCAATGGAAGGTATTGCTCGTCAACCAGAAGCGACTGGAAAAATCCAAACGGCTATGATTATTGTTGCAGCACTTTTAGAAGGTTTAGCATTCGGTGCTTTAATCTTAGGTAAAAACTAA
- a CDS encoding four helix bundle protein: MNEFKNTLDIALKEADETSYWLDIIEETTMEIPNQLQLKYEELTKIVVSIIKNS; this comes from the coding sequence TTGAATGAATTCAAAAACACACTCGATATCGCATTAAAAGAAGCAGACGAAACTTCATATTGGTTAGATATTATTGAAGAAACCACTATGGAAATTCCGAATCAACTTCAACTGAAATACGAAGAACTGACAAAAATAGTAGTATCAATAATTAAAAATTCTTAA
- a CDS encoding lipopolysaccharide assembly protein LapB — MKLRLKLILVLLLSGLLFLACSTKKDALVNRNWHALNTKYNVLYNGNIAFEEGREALNANYQDNYWEVLPIERLAIREEIILDSENKNPKFEIAEEKATKAIQKHSMDIKDEERNPQTDESFLLLGKTRYFEQRFLPALEAFNYILQKYPKSDKLNEAAIWREKVNIRLENDELAIKNLKRLFKYEVLKDQEYADARAMMAQAYINLTKIDTAVQQLKIAQAYTKVNTEKGRYLFIIGQLYNQLGHKDSANYAFDKVIDLNRKSPRELMINAHLQKIQNTPLTSANKIEVFEYLTALEEDRENRPFLDKIFRQIAEYHLWNEKDSLALAYFNKSLRVTQNKPQLNALNYENLGEYNFDKSAYKTAGAYYDSTLSNLPENTKKYRAIKKKLDNLEDVINYEEIVSYADSVMTVYSMPKGKQIAYFGAYIAKLKLADSLAAKKEIARQNKGIDAFSATKGGKQNKGKFYFYNIQSLGYGKTDFKTRWGDRVLEDNWRWANKSKSTLGTDDAIAENTTSSATENSEDLKYSIAFYLDQVPTDVRVIDSLKTERNLANYQLGLIYKEKFKENLIAAGKLESVLKGNPEERLILPSKYNLFKIYEASGSPLTTQMKEDIITNHPDSRYAVILLNPEAVLEGDADSPDAKYAQLYKQFTNQEFLSVITNAEENINMYTGDPIVPKFELLKANAIGRIQGFTAFEEALNYVALNYPNNPEGKKAKEIIADQLPKLAVKDFAEANLAKKSEQWKLIFPFKMTEDQKVGALKQVVEKAIKELKYLNTASIDVYNLENQFLVIHGFRSEDFALGFAELLKNNKEYQVNKENFVILSANYKIIQIHKNLQAYKNRVVTPKP; from the coding sequence TTGAAACTCCGGTTAAAACTTATTTTAGTATTACTCCTAAGTGGACTGCTATTTTTAGCATGTTCCACTAAAAAAGACGCTCTTGTAAATCGCAATTGGCATGCGTTAAATACAAAATACAATGTACTTTATAATGGAAATATTGCCTTTGAAGAAGGGAGAGAAGCGTTAAATGCCAACTATCAAGATAATTACTGGGAAGTATTGCCTATAGAGAGACTAGCTATTCGTGAAGAAATAATTTTAGACTCTGAAAACAAAAATCCAAAATTCGAAATTGCCGAAGAAAAGGCAACAAAAGCCATACAGAAACACAGTATGGATATTAAGGATGAAGAACGAAACCCGCAGACAGACGAGTCCTTTTTACTTCTAGGAAAAACCCGTTATTTCGAGCAACGCTTTTTACCTGCACTAGAGGCCTTTAATTATATTCTCCAAAAGTATCCAAAGAGTGATAAGCTAAATGAAGCCGCTATTTGGCGCGAAAAAGTAAATATCCGATTAGAAAACGATGAGCTTGCGATAAAAAACCTTAAACGACTTTTTAAGTACGAAGTATTAAAAGATCAAGAATATGCCGACGCCAGGGCAATGATGGCACAAGCATACATCAACCTCACAAAAATTGATACCGCGGTGCAGCAATTAAAAATTGCCCAAGCCTACACAAAAGTAAATACGGAAAAAGGACGTTACTTATTTATTATTGGACAATTATACAATCAATTAGGCCATAAGGACAGCGCAAACTATGCGTTTGACAAGGTTATTGACTTGAACAGAAAGTCGCCACGTGAACTAATGATAAATGCACATTTACAGAAAATTCAAAATACCCCCTTAACTTCAGCAAATAAAATAGAAGTATTCGAGTACTTAACCGCCTTAGAAGAAGATAGGGAGAATAGACCTTTTTTAGACAAAATATTTCGGCAGATAGCCGAATACCACTTATGGAATGAAAAAGACAGCTTGGCATTGGCCTACTTTAATAAGTCGTTACGAGTTACCCAAAACAAGCCGCAATTAAACGCTTTAAATTATGAAAATTTAGGAGAGTATAATTTTGATAAAAGCGCGTATAAAACGGCTGGTGCCTATTATGATAGTACACTTTCAAATTTACCAGAGAACACGAAAAAATATCGTGCCATAAAAAAGAAGCTCGACAATCTTGAAGATGTGATCAACTACGAAGAAATTGTGAGTTACGCCGATAGTGTCATGACCGTGTATAGCATGCCTAAAGGAAAACAAATTGCCTATTTTGGCGCCTATATTGCAAAACTTAAACTAGCAGATTCACTAGCCGCTAAAAAAGAAATAGCACGGCAAAATAAAGGAATTGATGCTTTTAGTGCCACCAAAGGAGGAAAACAAAACAAAGGAAAATTCTATTTTTATAATATTCAGAGTTTAGGCTACGGTAAAACAGACTTTAAAACGCGTTGGGGAGATCGCGTTTTAGAGGATAATTGGCGCTGGGCCAATAAATCGAAAAGTACTCTGGGTACAGACGATGCCATCGCAGAAAATACAACAAGTAGCGCTACTGAAAATTCAGAAGATCTAAAATATTCAATAGCTTTTTACCTTGATCAAGTTCCGACAGATGTTAGGGTTATTGATAGTTTAAAAACGGAAAGAAACCTAGCTAATTATCAATTGGGATTGATTTATAAAGAAAAATTTAAAGAAAATTTAATTGCTGCCGGCAAATTAGAATCCGTTTTAAAAGGCAATCCCGAGGAGCGCCTGATATTGCCTTCGAAATACAACTTGTTTAAAATCTATGAAGCGTCTGGAAGTCCATTAACGACACAAATGAAAGAGGATATTATTACCAATCATCCAGATTCTAGGTATGCGGTAATTCTATTAAATCCTGAGGCGGTTTTAGAAGGAGATGCGGATAGCCCTGACGCTAAATATGCGCAACTTTATAAACAATTTACAAATCAAGAGTTCTTGAGTGTAATTACCAATGCTGAGGAAAATATCAATATGTATACAGGAGATCCGATAGTTCCCAAATTTGAACTGTTGAAGGCCAACGCCATAGGTAGAATTCAAGGCTTTACTGCTTTTGAAGAGGCCTTGAACTATGTTGCCCTGAATTACCCAAATAATCCTGAAGGCAAAAAAGCGAAAGAAATCATTGCAGACCAATTACCAAAATTAGCAGTTAAAGATTTTGCCGAGGCAAATTTGGCCAAAAAATCAGAGCAATGGAAATTGATATTTCCATTTAAAATGACTGAAGACCAAAAAGTAGGTGCATTAAAACAAGTTGTAGAAAAAGCCATAAAGGAGTTAAAGTACTTGAATACAGCATCTATTGATGTTTATAATTTAGAAAATCAGTTTCTGGTCATCCATGGGTTTAGAAGTGAAGATTTTGCTTTAGGCTTTGCGGAATTGCTAAAAAACAACAAAGAATACCAAGTTAACAAAGAGAATTTCGTAATTTTATCCGCTAACTACAAGATCATACAAATTCATAAAAATTTACAAGCATATAAAAATCGCGTAGTAACCCCAAAACCGTAG
- a CDS encoding DUF6168 family protein translates to MVKAILIYSIVFTCLFFGGQYLQHFYFASSNVALSQAIENVYLFHFFFSLVICIIFLVLSNISKFKDQLGFIYLANLLLKIFFFVILFQNLIFTEMIMTKLERISLLIPVVLFLSFEVFFISRILRKV, encoded by the coding sequence GTGGTAAAAGCTATTTTAATCTATAGTATTGTTTTTACTTGTCTATTTTTTGGTGGACAATATTTGCAGCATTTTTATTTCGCTAGCTCTAATGTTGCACTTTCACAAGCAATAGAAAACGTATACCTATTTCATTTTTTCTTCTCTTTAGTTATTTGCATTATTTTTTTAGTGCTTTCAAATATCTCAAAATTTAAAGATCAATTGGGCTTTATATACTTAGCCAATTTACTTTTAAAGATATTTTTTTTTGTTATTCTATTTCAGAATTTGATATTCACAGAGATGATAATGACCAAACTAGAACGTATTTCTCTCCTTATCCCAGTAGTCTTATTTCTATCATTTGAAGTGTTCTTTATTTCAAGAATTTTGCGCAAAGTATAG
- a CDS encoding polymer-forming cytoskeletal protein — MFSDNKKPKSMAELGGQPNRIEKNTKIKGDIISEADFRIDGKLDGNVKTSGKVVIGKDGYIHGKVECVNADIEGSFNGELLVSDLLSLKSSAIIEGVVSVAKLSVEPGATFNAACTMGGGKLPTQNKPATSTNGTTKAS, encoded by the coding sequence ATGTTTTCAGATAACAAAAAACCTAAATCAATGGCAGAACTAGGAGGGCAACCCAACCGTATTGAAAAAAACACCAAAATTAAAGGTGATATCATTTCAGAAGCAGATTTCAGAATTGATGGCAAACTAGATGGTAATGTAAAAACCTCTGGTAAGGTAGTCATCGGTAAAGATGGCTATATCCATGGAAAAGTTGAATGTGTTAATGCAGATATTGAAGGGAGCTTTAATGGCGAACTCTTAGTTTCTGATTTATTATCCTTAAAATCATCAGCAATAATTGAAGGTGTTGTTTCGGTCGCAAAATTGTCAGTAGAACCAGGGGCCACTTTTAATGCTGCCTGTACCATGGGTGGCGGTAAACTTCCTACTCAGAACAAACCTGCGACAAGCACTAATGGAACCACAAAAGCCTCCTAA
- a CDS encoding AtpZ/AtpI family protein, translating to MEPQKPPKKVSQGLKNAARLSGAGLQMGLTIYLGNLLGTWLDKKFGFSFLEITVTLVAIFLSIFSLIQQVNKINK from the coding sequence ATGGAACCACAAAAGCCTCCTAAAAAAGTAAGTCAAGGATTAAAAAATGCTGCGCGACTTTCAGGAGCTGGACTTCAAATGGGTTTAACTATATACCTAGGAAATCTTTTAGGTACGTGGTTAGATAAAAAATTTGGATTCTCTTTTTTAGAAATAACCGTTACTCTTGTAGCTATTTTTTTATCTATATTTTCTTTAATACAACAAGTAAATAAAATCAACAAATAG
- a CDS encoding F0F1 ATP synthase subunit B has product METLLNDFSPGLFIIQTVLLLALIALMVKFAWKPIMDSLNERETGIADALAAAENAKKEMQNVTADSERLLQEARSEREAMIKEAREIKEKMLNDAKDQAKVEGDKMIKQAQDAIESEKKAAVAEIKNQVATLSLDIAEKVIKEQLANKDKQLKLVEDMLGDIKLN; this is encoded by the coding sequence ATGGAAACATTATTAAACGATTTTTCACCTGGTTTATTTATAATTCAAACAGTCTTATTATTGGCATTAATTGCCTTAATGGTAAAATTTGCGTGGAAACCTATTATGGATTCCTTAAATGAACGAGAAACTGGTATTGCTGACGCTCTTGCTGCCGCAGAAAATGCGAAAAAAGAAATGCAAAACGTTACGGCGGACAGTGAACGTTTGTTGCAAGAAGCACGCTCTGAAAGAGAGGCAATGATTAAAGAAGCCCGGGAGATAAAAGAAAAAATGCTTAATGATGCTAAAGATCAAGCAAAGGTTGAAGGTGACAAAATGATCAAGCAGGCGCAAGATGCTATCGAAAGTGAAAAGAAAGCTGCCGTTGCAGAGATTAAAAATCAGGTTGCTACCTTATCGCTTGATATTGCAGAGAAAGTGATCAAAGAACAATTAGCTAACAAAGACAAGCAATTAAAATTGGTTGAAGATATGTTAGGTGATATCAAATTAAACTAG
- the atpB gene encoding F0F1 ATP synthase subunit A → MNIASKYSSKVALLVVLMFTIQGFSFSDPEDDGPVDTKTEVDEYILHHIKDSHDFHLFSYSNDAGERKHIGFPLPVILWSSNGLVTFMSSEFHHDDAGQVLVERKGVKFAKIHTKIYELDAGASTVSFDEEHHATNGYKVLDFSITKSAFGILLVGLLMLLGFGGLARQYKKGKSIPTGFARVLEPLVIYVRDEIAKPNIGEKKYRKFTGYLLTVFFFIWILNLLGLTPFGFNVTGQLAVTAALAIFTLIIYTISGNKEYWMHILWMPGVPVLIKPVLAIIELAGALLIKPFSLLVRLFANISAGHIVVMSLIAIMFNLKESLGVAGATGLSFILSFLIMLIEFLVAFLQAYIFTMLSALFIGMAVAEHDHDHEHDAHGHDVPDAEDVRADFI, encoded by the coding sequence ATGAATATAGCATCAAAATATAGTAGTAAAGTAGCTTTATTAGTTGTCCTTATGTTTACCATTCAAGGTTTTTCATTTTCTGACCCAGAAGATGATGGTCCTGTAGATACCAAAACAGAGGTTGATGAGTATATCCTACACCATATAAAAGATTCTCATGATTTTCATCTGTTTTCATACTCCAATGATGCGGGCGAAAGAAAACACATAGGTTTTCCTCTTCCTGTAATTTTGTGGTCTAGTAATGGCTTAGTAACATTTATGTCTTCAGAATTTCATCATGACGATGCTGGTCAGGTACTAGTGGAAAGAAAAGGAGTGAAATTTGCAAAAATTCATACGAAAATATACGAACTAGATGCAGGAGCGTCAACGGTTAGTTTTGATGAGGAACACCACGCTACAAACGGATATAAAGTTTTAGACTTTTCAATCACCAAAAGTGCTTTCGGTATTCTACTGGTTGGATTGTTAATGCTCCTTGGTTTTGGAGGTCTAGCAAGGCAATATAAAAAAGGGAAAAGTATTCCAACAGGGTTTGCTCGTGTTTTAGAACCATTAGTTATTTATGTAAGAGACGAAATTGCAAAACCAAATATCGGAGAAAAAAAATACAGAAAATTCACGGGCTACTTACTTACAGTGTTCTTTTTCATTTGGATATTAAATTTATTAGGTTTAACACCATTTGGTTTTAACGTTACGGGTCAATTAGCGGTAACGGCAGCGTTAGCTATATTTACTTTGATTATTTATACCATTAGTGGCAACAAAGAGTACTGGATGCATATTTTATGGATGCCAGGGGTGCCAGTATTGATTAAACCAGTTTTAGCAATCATAGAATTAGCTGGTGCATTATTAATTAAACCATTTTCACTACTTGTGCGTCTTTTTGCAAACATTTCTGCTGGACATATTGTAGTCATGAGTTTAATTGCCATTATGTTTAACTTAAAAGAGAGTTTAGGCGTTGCAGGAGCAACAGGATTATCGTTTATATTGTCCTTTTTGATAATGCTTATTGAATTTTTAGTAGCCTTTTTACAGGCCTATATATTTACCATGCTTTCGGCCTTATTTATCGGTATGGCCGTAGCAGAACACGATCACGATCATGAACATGACGCCCACGGACACGACGTTCCTGATGCGGAAGATGTAAGAGCAGATTTTATTTAA